The Vidua macroura isolate BioBank_ID:100142 chromosome 4, ASM2450914v1, whole genome shotgun sequence genome window below encodes:
- the LOC128805952 gene encoding cytochrome P450 2U1 yields MAGTSAEARTWLLRPPTATELLLVALCWLGCYWLLRRRPRALSGLPPGPAPWPLVGNFAFALLPPPLLRRWAVDVKGDRLSPAFSPHVFLTGLTKMYGSIFRLFVGSRPFIILNTFGAVREALVQKAEVFSDRPSVPIVLMITHHKGVIFAPYGPVWKQQRKFSLSTLRHFGVGRHSLEPKIIEELKFVKEEMLKHGKDSFNPFPIIRNAVSNVICSMAFGKRFNYEDDEFKTMLKNMARALELSVNSYMILVNICPWLYYLPFGPFRELRQTELDITAFLKRIIAQHRDTLDAANPRDFIDMYFIHAEEEKNNKESSFNDDYLFFIIGDLFIAGTDTTSNTLLWCLLYMSLYPEVQEKVHAEIEAVLGRDKVPSLAHKAQMPFTEATIMEVQRMTAVVPLSIPRMASETAVLQGYTIPKGSVIVPNLWSVHRDPNIWEKPDEFQPSRFLDENGQLIKKESFIPFGMGKRVCMGEQLAKMELFLIFSSLMQSFTFVYPENAAKPSMEGRFGLTLAPCPFNIIALKK; encoded by the exons ATGGCGGGGACGAGCGCGGAAGCTCGGACGTGGCTGCTGCGGCCGCCCACGGCCAccgagctgctgctggtggccctgtgctggctcGGCTGCTACTGGCTgctgcggcggcggccgcgggcgcTGTCGGGGCtgccgccgggccccgcgccCTGGCCGCTCGTGGGCAACTTCGCCTTCGCCCTTCTGCCGCCTCCGCTGCTGCGCAGGTGGGCGGTGGATGTGAAGGGCGACAGGCTCTCCCCCGCCTTTTCGCCCCATGTCTTCCTCACCGGCCTCACCAAGATGTACGGCAGCATCTTCCGGCTCTTCGTGGGCAGCCGCCCATTCATCATCCTCAACACTTTCGGGGCGGTGCGGGAGGCGCTGGTGCAGAAGGCGGAGGTGTTCAGCGACCGGCCCTCCGTGCCCATCGTCCTCATGATCACCCACCACAAGG gtGTTATTTTTGCACCTTATGGCCCTGTCTGGAAGCAACAGAGGAAATTCTCTCTCTCAACACTGCGTCATTTTGGAGTAGGGAGACACAGCTTAGAGCCTAAAATCATAGAGGAGCTGAAATTTGTAAAGGAGGAAATGCTGAAGCATGGAAAGGATTCATTTAATCCCTTCCCAATAATTCGCAACGCGGTGTCCAATGTTATCTGTTCCATGGCTTTTGGCAAGCGTTTTAACTACGAGGATGATGAGTTCAAGACGATGCTGAAGAACATGGCCCGTGCCCTGGAGCTGAGCGTGAACAGCTACATGATCCTGGTCAACATCTGCCCTTGGCTCTACTACCTTCCCTTTGGGCCTTTCCGGGAGCTTCGGCAAACTGAGTTAGACATTACTGCTTTTCTGAAGAGAATAATTGCCCAGCACAGGGATACACTGGATGCAGCAAATCCCAGGGACTTCATTGATATGTACTTCATCCACGCGGAAGAAGAGAAGAACAACAAGGAGAGCAGTTTTAATGACGATTACCTGTTTTTTATCATTGGTGATCTCTTCATCGCAGGCACAGATACTACTTCCAACACATTGCTGTGGTGCCTGCTCTACATGTCTCTTTACCCTGAAGTACAAG AGAAAGTTCATGCAGAAATTGAAGCAGTTCTAGGACGTGACAAAGTTCCCTCTCTTGCTCACAAGGCTCAAATGCCCTTCACAGAGGCAACCATTATGGAAGTGCAGAGGATGACTGCAGTTGTTCCCCTTTCTATTCCTCGAATGGCCTCAGAAACTGCTG TGCTCCAGGGATATACTATTCCTAAGGGTAGTGTGATTGTGCCCAACCTGTGGTCAGTACACAGAGATCCTAACATTTGGGAGAAGCCAGATGAATTTCAACCGTCAAGATTTCTGGATGAAAATGGCCAGCTAATAAAGAAAGAGTCATTCATTCCTTTTGGAATGG GTAAACGTGTGTGCATGGGAGAGCAGTTGGCAAAAATGGAGCTGTTCTTGATTTTTTCAAGTCTTATGCAAAGTTTTACCTTTGTGTACcctgaaaatgctgcaaaacCATCTATGGAGGGAAGGTTTGGTCTAACTTTAGCTCCATGTCCATTCAACATAATAGCTTTGAAGAAATGA
- the HADH gene encoding hydroxyacyl-coenzyme A dehydrogenase, mitochondrial, which translates to MAFATRHFVRAASSDATTAAAKKLLIKHVTIIGGGLMGAGIAQVAAASGHTVVLVDQSDEILKKSTKGIEESLKRVIKKKFADKPEAGAEFIKKTLKNLTTSTDAASVVHSTDLVIEAIVENLEVKNKLFKTLDKFAPEHTIFASNTSSLQITKMANATTRQDRFGGLHFFNPVPMMKLVEVIKTPMTSQKTFESLVDFSKAVGKSPVSCKDTPGFIVNRLLVPYMMEAVRLYERGDASKEDIDVAMKLGAGYPMGPFELLDYVGLDTSKYIIDGWHSLEPNNPLFAPSPLLNKLVEEKKLGKKTGEGFYKYK; encoded by the exons ATGGCCTTCGCCACCCGCCACTTCGTGCGCGCCGCCTCCTCCGACGCCACCACGGCGGCCGCCAAGAAGCTGCTCATCAAGCATGTCACGATCATCGGCGGCGGCCTCATGGGCGCCGGCATCGCCCAG GTTGCAGCAGCCAGTGGTCACACTGTGGTGTTAGTTGACCAGTCAGATGAAATCCTTAAAAAGTCTACAAAAGGAATTGAAGAGAGTTTGAAGAGAGTGATAAAGAAGAAGTTTGCAGATAAGCCTGAG GCTGGTGCTGAGTTCATTAAGAAGACCTTGAAGAACCTCACAACAAGCACAGATGCAGCATCAGTGGTCCACAGTACGGATTTGGTGATAGAAGCCATTGTGGAGAACCtggaagttaaaaataaactctTCAAGACGCTGGATAAGTTTGCTCCAGA GCATACAATATTTGCAAGCAACACTTCATCCTTGCAAATCACAAAGATGGCAAACGCAACCACCAGGCAGGACCGATTTGGTGGTCTCCATTTCTTCAATCCTGTGCCTATGATGAAGCTCGTGGAG GTCATCAAGACTCCAATGACCAGCCAAAAGACTTTTGAATCACTTGTGGATTTCAGTAAAGCCGTAGGAAAGAGTCCTGTCAGTTGTAAG gaTACTCCAGGGTTTATTGTCAATCGTCTCCTGGTGCCATATATGATGGAAGCTGTTCGTCTTTATGAGAGAG GAGATGCATCAAAGGAAGATATTGATGTTGCTATGAAGCTTGGGGCTGGCTATCCCATGGGTCCATTTGAACTGCTGGACTATGTTGGGTTGGATACCAGTAAATACATTATAGATG GATGGCATTCATTAGAGCCCAACAATCCTCTTTTTGCACCCAGCCCACTCCTGAATAAACTGGTAGAAGAAAAGAAGCTGGGTAAAAAGACTGGAGAAGGATTTTACAAATACAAATGA